A portion of the Krasilnikovia cinnamomea genome contains these proteins:
- a CDS encoding peroxidase family protein has product MRLPLRTAIGALVTTLVAGAAVATPAAAAPIGQGFTVTPADLAYILKQIKIAEAHVANTTSATGPCGALLGDGPDQLPSPLLSQGLRTVDGSCNNLTAGQEMFGAADQKFPRLASKTFKAAETAPANMFGPGSPAMSTTYADKTRNNTVVDSQPRLISNLIADQTANNPAAVAAAGNPVRSQSGAKPPTTEGQTLFIPNVTTDVGLSAPYNSWFTLFGQFFDHGIDQTVKGGGTVIVPLKADDPLIAGPDTTPGTADDPKPGDARYVPPAMRFMVLTRAANQPGPDGKLGTADDVQDAVNTDTPFVDLSQAYTSHAAHQVFLREYANDPQGRPVTTGNLLSGPLGGMPTWEDTKRQARELLGLELTDADVTNVPMILADPYGRFVPGPERGLPQYVTGSGLVEGDTANPVRVPADALHFNTPFLTDIAHHADPSPVDTDHNPATAPVAPRKDDDDTASADFARQPAGTYDDEMLDAHYIAGDGRANENIGLTAVHEIWHAEHNRLVGDIERVLTEDGTALSEWQIGDAWNGERIFQAARFVNEMEYQHLVFEEFARKIQPGINPFQPFAFTQTELNPAVYAEFAHAVYRFGHSMLTERISRIREDGSDASLSLLDGFLNPMAYTDNGTLSPEQAAGQIVMGMSGQVGNELDEFMTDTLRSNLLGLPMDLAAINIARGRSEGVPSLNNFRRELHEKTNDGQLAPYTSWVDLGEHLKHPESLVNFVAAYGKHPSIVAATTAAAKRAAARAIVDPQTGDTPPADAAAFMNATGTWTPATSGLDDVDLWIGGLAEVTNPFGGLLGSTFNYVFEEQLTRLQNGDRLYYLARTPGMNLRAQLEGNSFAELIGRTTTAHSLRADSFATADCTFELSQLAGTPAGYEQFGNLVADDPATACDEKALLIRMPDGTIKYRSRNTVDKPGINAQSTFSGTDERDRVSAGNDNDTAWGGEGDDVIEGGAGNDIALGGEGDDVLTDLGGDDISKGGPGNDAIDGGPGLDIVLGGDGNDFTNGGANTNETFGGEGDDIINAGDGEDAVFGDAGDDWQEGGNSPDLLQGDSGNLFFLDDSNKPGHDVLIGQGGDDDYDMEGGDDIGVQGPGIEKNAGGSGYDWSIAARPEQGGDDQPMDADLDLPLLPLSILAVGVRDRYNELEALSGGVHDDTLRGDDVTPSTRGGGGFLGCDALDADGIARIKGLDQVVTSLPIAASAVGNQTGRPCDLHGNVWGEGNILLGGPGSDTIEGRGGDDIIDGDRYLTVRLSVRDADGKEIRTANSMAELQADVFAGKINPKDIVTVREIRTGTGGEDTAVFSGDRDQYAVTPVGDALIVSGPDGTDTIRNVEKLAFADQTVEVTAATAATAVTAFAGDAEATVLWTVPVDASGATVTGYEIEVNDGTTTRLVEAPATATSMVVTGLTNGVPVTFRVRPVTPAGPGEFSAPSAPVTPVAAPDSPVTPVAPDAPTIGTATTGNGTAVVRWTAPARNGGSDIYGYEVQALDAESGIVLDVDVAGPDATELTFSSLVPGGSYVFWVRAVNAAGASDFSATSNAVTIGAGDPGTPTDPGTPTDPGTPVDPGTPTDPADPVPPVTRTAPGQPTIRQASAGNGVGTVRWTAPAQDGGAPITRFEVQVLNAKGSQVGALRTTSAAASVLTVTGLSNGVAYRFRVRAVNSVGTGAFSAGSAAVTPRTAPSAPGRLTGTRGPQGGKLTATLRWTAPTSTGGAPVTAYRITRQRLDAKGRPYGAPVVTVVSGSRRALSFTVTGVRAGTRYRCTVQAVNAAGTGRARAVTTTVR; this is encoded by the coding sequence ATGAGGCTCCCCCTCCGCACCGCCATCGGTGCCCTGGTCACCACCCTGGTCGCCGGTGCGGCCGTCGCCACCCCCGCCGCCGCCGCGCCGATCGGCCAGGGCTTCACCGTCACCCCCGCCGACCTGGCGTACATCCTCAAGCAGATCAAGATCGCTGAGGCGCACGTCGCGAACACCACCAGCGCGACCGGCCCCTGCGGCGCCCTGCTCGGCGACGGGCCGGACCAACTGCCCAGCCCCCTGCTCTCGCAGGGTCTGCGCACGGTCGATGGCAGCTGCAACAACCTCACCGCCGGACAGGAGATGTTCGGCGCCGCCGACCAGAAGTTCCCCCGGCTCGCCAGCAAGACCTTCAAGGCCGCGGAGACCGCCCCGGCGAACATGTTCGGTCCGGGCAGCCCGGCGATGTCCACCACCTACGCGGACAAGACCAGGAACAACACCGTCGTCGACTCGCAGCCCCGGCTGATCAGCAACCTGATCGCCGACCAGACCGCGAACAACCCGGCCGCCGTCGCGGCCGCGGGCAACCCGGTCCGGTCGCAGAGCGGCGCGAAGCCCCCGACGACCGAGGGCCAGACGCTGTTCATCCCCAACGTCACCACCGACGTCGGCCTGTCCGCCCCTTACAACTCGTGGTTCACGCTGTTCGGGCAGTTCTTCGACCACGGCATCGACCAGACCGTCAAGGGCGGCGGGACGGTCATCGTGCCGCTCAAGGCCGACGACCCGCTGATCGCCGGGCCGGACACCACCCCCGGCACCGCCGACGACCCCAAGCCCGGCGACGCCAGGTACGTGCCCCCGGCGATGCGGTTCATGGTGCTCACCCGGGCCGCCAACCAGCCCGGTCCCGACGGCAAGCTCGGCACCGCCGACGACGTGCAGGACGCGGTCAACACCGACACCCCGTTCGTCGACCTCTCCCAGGCGTACACCTCGCACGCCGCGCACCAGGTCTTCCTGCGCGAGTACGCCAACGACCCGCAGGGCCGCCCGGTGACCACCGGCAACCTGCTCTCCGGCCCGCTCGGCGGCATGCCCACCTGGGAGGACACCAAGCGCCAGGCCCGTGAACTGCTCGGCCTCGAACTCACCGACGCCGACGTCACCAACGTGCCGATGATCCTCGCCGATCCCTACGGCAGGTTCGTCCCGGGCCCGGAGCGCGGCCTGCCGCAGTACGTCACCGGATCCGGCCTGGTCGAGGGCGACACCGCGAACCCGGTCCGGGTGCCCGCCGACGCGCTGCACTTCAACACGCCGTTCCTGACCGACATCGCGCACCACGCCGACCCGAGCCCGGTCGACACCGACCACAACCCGGCCACCGCGCCGGTCGCGCCCCGCAAGGACGACGACGACACCGCCAGCGCCGACTTCGCCAGGCAGCCGGCCGGCACGTACGACGACGAGATGCTCGACGCCCACTACATCGCCGGTGACGGCCGGGCCAACGAGAACATCGGCCTCACCGCCGTGCACGAGATCTGGCACGCCGAGCACAACCGGCTCGTCGGCGACATCGAGCGGGTCCTGACCGAGGACGGCACCGCCCTGTCCGAGTGGCAGATCGGCGACGCCTGGAACGGCGAGCGGATCTTCCAGGCCGCCCGGTTCGTCAACGAGATGGAGTACCAGCACCTGGTCTTCGAGGAGTTCGCTCGCAAGATCCAGCCGGGGATCAACCCGTTCCAGCCGTTCGCGTTCACCCAGACCGAGCTCAACCCGGCCGTGTACGCCGAGTTCGCGCACGCCGTCTACCGCTTCGGCCACTCCATGCTCACCGAGCGCATCTCGCGGATCCGCGAGGACGGCTCCGACGCCTCGTTGTCGCTGCTCGACGGGTTCCTCAACCCGATGGCGTACACCGACAACGGGACGCTGAGCCCCGAGCAGGCCGCCGGCCAGATCGTCATGGGCATGTCCGGCCAGGTCGGCAACGAGCTCGACGAGTTCATGACCGACACGCTGCGCAGCAACCTGCTCGGCCTCCCGATGGACCTCGCCGCGATCAACATCGCCCGGGGCCGCTCCGAGGGTGTGCCGTCGCTGAACAACTTCCGCCGCGAGCTGCACGAGAAGACCAACGACGGCCAGCTCGCCCCGTACACCAGCTGGGTCGACCTCGGTGAGCACCTCAAGCACCCCGAGTCGCTGGTGAACTTCGTCGCCGCGTACGGAAAGCACCCGAGCATCGTCGCGGCCACCACGGCCGCCGCGAAGCGGGCCGCGGCCCGCGCCATCGTGGACCCGCAGACCGGTGACACGCCGCCGGCCGACGCCGCCGCGTTCATGAACGCCACCGGCACCTGGACCCCGGCCACCTCCGGACTCGACGACGTCGACCTGTGGATCGGCGGTCTCGCCGAGGTCACCAACCCGTTCGGCGGCCTGCTCGGCAGCACTTTCAACTACGTGTTCGAGGAGCAGCTCACCCGCCTGCAGAACGGCGACCGGCTGTACTACCTGGCCCGTACGCCCGGCATGAACCTGCGCGCCCAGCTCGAGGGCAACTCGTTCGCCGAGCTGATCGGCCGCACCACCACCGCGCACAGCCTGCGGGCCGACTCGTTCGCGACCGCCGACTGCACCTTCGAGCTGTCCCAGCTCGCCGGCACCCCGGCCGGGTACGAGCAGTTCGGCAACCTGGTCGCCGACGACCCCGCCACCGCCTGCGACGAGAAGGCGCTGCTGATCCGCATGCCGGACGGCACCATCAAGTACCGCTCGCGCAACACCGTCGACAAGCCCGGCATCAACGCCCAGTCGACCTTCTCCGGCACCGACGAGCGGGACCGGGTCAGCGCGGGCAACGACAACGACACCGCCTGGGGTGGCGAGGGCGACGACGTCATCGAGGGCGGCGCGGGCAACGACATCGCGCTCGGCGGGGAGGGCGACGACGTCCTCACCGACCTCGGCGGCGACGACATCAGCAAGGGCGGCCCCGGCAACGACGCCATCGACGGCGGCCCCGGCCTCGACATCGTGCTCGGCGGCGACGGCAACGACTTCACCAACGGCGGCGCCAACACCAACGAGACGTTCGGCGGCGAGGGCGACGACATCATCAACGCCGGCGACGGCGAGGACGCCGTCTTCGGCGACGCCGGCGACGACTGGCAGGAGGGCGGCAACTCGCCCGACCTGCTGCAGGGTGACAGCGGCAACCTGTTCTTCCTGGACGACTCCAACAAGCCCGGCCACGACGTGCTGATCGGCCAGGGCGGCGACGACGACTACGACATGGAGGGCGGCGACGACATCGGGGTCCAGGGCCCCGGCATCGAGAAGAACGCGGGCGGCTCCGGCTACGACTGGTCCATCGCGGCGCGCCCCGAGCAGGGCGGCGACGACCAGCCGATGGACGCCGACCTGGACCTCCCGCTGCTGCCCCTGAGCATCCTCGCCGTCGGGGTCCGCGACCGGTACAACGAGCTCGAGGCGCTCTCCGGCGGCGTGCACGACGACACCCTGCGCGGCGACGACGTGACCCCGTCCACCCGGGGCGGCGGCGGCTTCCTCGGCTGCGACGCCCTCGACGCCGACGGCATCGCCCGGATCAAGGGCCTGGACCAGGTCGTCACCAGCCTGCCCATCGCGGCCTCCGCGGTGGGCAACCAGACCGGGCGCCCCTGCGACCTGCACGGCAACGTGTGGGGTGAGGGCAACATCCTGCTCGGCGGGCCCGGCAGCGACACCATCGAGGGTCGCGGCGGCGACGACATCATCGACGGCGACCGCTACCTGACCGTCCGGCTCAGCGTCCGCGACGCCGACGGCAAGGAGATCCGCACCGCGAACAGCATGGCCGAACTGCAGGCCGACGTCTTCGCCGGCAAGATCAACCCCAAGGACATCGTCACCGTACGGGAGATCCGCACCGGCACCGGTGGCGAGGACACCGCCGTCTTCTCGGGCGACCGCGACCAGTACGCGGTCACCCCGGTCGGCGACGCCCTGATCGTCTCCGGCCCGGACGGCACCGACACGATCCGCAACGTCGAGAAGCTGGCCTTCGCCGACCAGACCGTCGAGGTCACCGCGGCGACCGCGGCCACGGCCGTCACCGCCTTCGCGGGCGACGCCGAGGCGACCGTCCTGTGGACCGTGCCCGTGGACGCCAGCGGGGCGACCGTCACCGGCTACGAGATCGAGGTCAACGACGGCACCACGACCCGGCTGGTCGAGGCGCCCGCCACGGCGACCAGCATGGTCGTCACCGGCCTCACCAACGGCGTACCGGTGACCTTCCGGGTCCGTCCCGTCACTCCCGCCGGTCCGGGCGAGTTCAGCGCGCCGTCGGCGCCGGTCACCCCCGTGGCCGCGCCCGACTCGCCGGTGACCCCGGTGGCCCCGGACGCGCCCACCATCGGCACGGCCACGACCGGCAACGGCACCGCGGTGGTCCGGTGGACCGCGCCCGCCCGCAACGGCGGCAGCGACATCTACGGGTACGAGGTGCAGGCGCTCGACGCCGAGTCCGGCATCGTGCTCGACGTGGACGTCGCCGGGCCGGACGCCACCGAACTCACCTTCAGCAGCCTGGTGCCGGGCGGGTCGTACGTCTTCTGGGTCCGCGCGGTCAACGCCGCCGGGGCCAGCGACTTCTCGGCGACCTCCAACGCCGTCACGATCGGCGCCGGTGACCCGGGCACCCCGACGGACCCGGGCACCCCGACGGACCCGGGCACCCCGGTGGACCCCGGCACCCCGACCGACCCGGCCGACCCGGTGCCGCCGGTCACCCGCACCGCGCCGGGCCAGCCGACGATCCGCCAGGCGTCGGCGGGCAACGGGGTCGGCACGGTCCGGTGGACCGCCCCGGCGCAGGACGGCGGCGCGCCGATCACCCGCTTCGAGGTGCAGGTCCTCAACGCGAAGGGCAGCCAGGTCGGCGCGCTGCGCACCACGTCGGCCGCGGCCTCCGTCCTGACGGTGACGGGTCTGTCCAACGGAGTGGCCTACCGGTTCCGGGTCCGCGCCGTGAACTCGGTCGGTACCGGCGCCTTCTCGGCCGGCTCGGCCGCGGTGACCCCGCGGACCGCGCCCAGCGCACCGGGGCGCCTCACCGGCACCCGGGGCCCGCAGGGTGGCAAGCTCACCGCCACCCTGCGGTGGACGGCCCCCACGTCGACCGGCGGCGCGCCGGTCACCGCGTACCGGATCACCCGGCAGCGGCTGGACGCCAAGGGCCGCCCGTACGGCGCCCCGGTGGTGACCGTGGTGTCGGGTAGCCGCCGCGCCCTGTCGTTCACGGTCACCGGTGTCCGGGCGGGCACCCGCTACCGCTGCA
- a CDS encoding multicopper oxidase family protein, with amino-acid sequence MTDSKLTRRGLLKGALAIGGGGLIVAASGGEVVAASSALAAKNRPTPYTNMFRRPPVLLPYAQGVDAKGPFARYALTQKVGTASIVPGLTTKIAGYNGIFPGPTLKVQQGTRTEVRIANKLTVNPLHGREFSTVTHLHGSASLPQYDGYANDQTRPGHCKVYQYPNWQQARTLWYHDHNHRTTAQNVFAGLAAMYHLHDKYEQAQLPQGEFDVPLIVSDMAFKADGSVAFDGEDNAGFMGDVILVNGVPWPKMKVKPRVYRFRVLVASISRSFRFALSTGDAFHVVGTDAGMTPKVNAVTSWRHGAAERYEVLIDFRKYKPGQKIELRNLSNKNNVDFANTGKVMQFEVVADSGPADTYKIPTVLDLGPQPYANLGAIDVNKLTPAMAKARRSMRLERKHGVWTINGETWDDIEKTNFQRVFANPKPYDVEIWDLVNESGGWFHPLHIHLIDAKIIARNTTANRQAHAWEGGGKDVFYLGENETVSVLMQFTTGPGNAGGRYMMHCHNLIHEDDDMMIQFAVGDINANDPIKMDAPKYDADATWPATYAPSYPLGT; translated from the coding sequence ATGACTGACTCAAAGCTGACCCGCCGCGGTCTGCTCAAGGGCGCACTCGCCATCGGCGGTGGCGGTCTGATCGTGGCGGCCTCCGGCGGTGAGGTTGTCGCCGCCTCCAGCGCGCTCGCGGCGAAGAACAGGCCCACGCCGTACACGAACATGTTCCGGCGTCCGCCGGTGCTCCTGCCCTACGCGCAGGGTGTCGACGCCAAGGGCCCGTTCGCCCGGTACGCGCTCACCCAGAAGGTCGGCACGGCCAGCATCGTCCCCGGCCTGACCACGAAGATCGCCGGGTACAACGGGATCTTCCCCGGCCCCACCCTGAAGGTGCAGCAGGGCACCCGTACCGAGGTGCGGATCGCGAACAAGCTGACCGTGAACCCGCTGCACGGCCGCGAGTTCAGCACCGTCACCCACCTGCACGGCTCCGCGTCGCTGCCGCAGTACGACGGCTACGCCAACGACCAGACCCGCCCGGGCCACTGCAAGGTCTACCAGTACCCGAACTGGCAGCAGGCGCGCACGCTCTGGTACCACGACCACAACCACCGCACCACCGCCCAGAACGTGTTCGCCGGCCTGGCGGCGATGTACCACCTGCACGACAAGTACGAGCAGGCGCAGTTGCCGCAGGGCGAGTTCGACGTGCCGCTGATCGTCAGCGACATGGCGTTCAAGGCCGACGGCTCGGTGGCCTTCGACGGCGAGGACAACGCCGGTTTCATGGGCGACGTGATCCTGGTGAACGGGGTTCCGTGGCCCAAGATGAAGGTCAAGCCGCGCGTCTACCGCTTCCGGGTGCTGGTGGCCAGCATCTCCCGGTCGTTCCGGTTCGCGCTGAGCACCGGTGACGCGTTCCATGTCGTCGGGACCGACGCCGGCATGACCCCGAAGGTCAACGCCGTGACGTCGTGGCGGCACGGCGCCGCCGAGCGCTACGAGGTGCTGATCGACTTCCGGAAGTACAAGCCCGGCCAGAAGATCGAGCTGCGGAACCTCAGCAACAAGAACAACGTCGACTTCGCCAACACCGGCAAGGTCATGCAGTTCGAGGTCGTCGCGGACTCCGGCCCGGCGGACACGTACAAGATCCCCACGGTGCTGGACCTCGGCCCGCAGCCGTACGCGAACCTCGGCGCGATCGACGTCAACAAGCTGACCCCCGCCATGGCCAAGGCGCGCCGCTCCATGCGCCTGGAGCGCAAGCACGGCGTCTGGACCATCAACGGCGAGACCTGGGACGACATCGAGAAGACCAACTTCCAGCGGGTCTTCGCCAACCCGAAGCCGTACGACGTCGAGATCTGGGACCTGGTCAACGAGTCGGGCGGCTGGTTCCACCCGCTGCACATCCACCTGATCGACGCCAAGATCATCGCCCGGAACACCACCGCCAACCGCCAGGCACACGCCTGGGAGGGCGGCGGCAAGGACGTCTTCTACCTCGGCGAGAACGAGACGGTCAGCGTGCTCATGCAGTTCACCACGGGTCCCGGCAACGCCGGTGGCCGGTACATGATGCACTGTCACAACCTCATCCACGAGGACGACGACATGATGATCCAGTTTGCGGTGGGCGACATCAACGCAAACGACCCGATCAAGATGGACGCCCCGAAGTACGACGCGGATGCGACGTGGCCCGCGACGTACGCCCCCAGCTACCCGCTGGGCACCTGA
- a CDS encoding AfsR/SARP family transcriptional regulator → MHPAEEVIQAMRVTVLGPLTVADGDGVVLPAGELPRRARQVLAVLSARHDRIQSKDALADAVWGNDLPGNHVATLEHYVSMIRRRLQPGSNAASWFIVTRGSGYLFDTGRAELDLAELRTRIRGLDDLPPEGSERLAAHGQILALARQLPFPEDPYADWAEPARTEVQFAAVNALLALAAAALPDDPARSLRLAQEAVGLSPFLESGYQAAMSAAVAMDRPDEALRIFDRCRRVLNEELGVPPSAELVRLQAAALAHRLPRPAEAQPAPTPPPTEPAVSARPATPQTSELDRAAVALGGFVGRQPLLDVLFEPAAPLMMHVVGPVGAGKSAFLTELARRAPGRVGIGHAGSLAGVFRLAWLRAALIDLGAGPDVLAAVDGARPDRALGPEDLELIGTVFDRPERVFLAVDDAADLDAAGVAELAWLSRHCPQLRVVLTYRYPSQVVDRPLAALDTAVVLRLGPLTHAELAPLGDERVAERSGGIPALVPVATRPPEIACAVAMQIARQRTRWMREPAWDVLRLCAVLGPLSAADLAPLTGRPVPEVLTAIDDLVHAHLLSDGPGGTVQHRSSLVRDAIREQVSQASSAHLREKLAAAS, encoded by the coding sequence ATGCATCCTGCAGAGGAGGTCATTCAGGCGATGCGGGTCACGGTGCTGGGACCACTGACGGTCGCCGACGGCGACGGCGTCGTGCTGCCCGCCGGTGAGCTGCCCCGCCGCGCCCGTCAGGTGCTGGCGGTGCTGTCCGCCCGGCACGACCGCATCCAGTCGAAGGACGCCCTGGCCGACGCGGTGTGGGGCAACGACCTGCCCGGCAACCACGTCGCCACGCTGGAACACTACGTGTCGATGATCCGGCGGCGGCTGCAGCCCGGGAGCAATGCGGCGTCGTGGTTCATCGTGACCCGGGGCAGCGGCTACCTGTTCGACACCGGCCGCGCCGAACTCGACCTCGCCGAGCTGCGTACCCGGATCCGCGGCCTCGACGACCTCCCGCCGGAGGGCTCCGAGCGGCTGGCCGCGCACGGCCAGATCCTCGCCCTGGCCCGCCAGCTGCCGTTCCCGGAGGACCCGTACGCCGACTGGGCCGAGCCGGCCCGCACCGAGGTCCAGTTCGCGGCGGTGAACGCGCTGCTGGCACTCGCCGCGGCCGCGCTGCCCGACGACCCCGCGCGCTCCCTGCGCCTGGCCCAGGAGGCGGTCGGGCTCAGCCCGTTCCTGGAATCGGGCTACCAGGCCGCCATGTCCGCGGCCGTGGCCATGGACCGGCCCGACGAGGCCCTGCGGATCTTCGACCGGTGCCGCCGGGTCCTCAACGAGGAGCTGGGGGTGCCGCCATCGGCCGAACTGGTCCGGCTGCAGGCCGCCGCCCTGGCGCACCGCCTCCCCCGCCCCGCCGAGGCCCAGCCCGCACCGACGCCACCCCCGACCGAGCCGGCCGTTTCCGCGCGGCCGGCCACCCCCCAGACCTCCGAGCTGGACCGGGCCGCCGTCGCACTGGGCGGCTTCGTGGGCCGCCAGCCGCTGCTGGACGTGCTGTTCGAACCGGCGGCCCCGCTGATGATGCACGTCGTCGGGCCGGTCGGCGCGGGCAAGTCGGCCTTCCTTACCGAGCTGGCCCGGCGCGCCCCCGGACGGGTCGGCATCGGGCACGCGGGATCGCTGGCCGGGGTGTTCCGGCTGGCGTGGCTGCGCGCCGCCCTGATCGACCTCGGCGCCGGCCCCGACGTCCTTGCGGCCGTCGACGGCGCCCGGCCGGACCGGGCGCTCGGCCCGGAGGACCTGGAGCTGATCGGTACGGTGTTCGACCGTCCCGAGCGGGTGTTCCTGGCCGTGGACGACGCGGCGGACCTGGACGCCGCGGGCGTCGCCGAACTCGCCTGGCTCAGCCGGCACTGCCCGCAGCTGCGCGTGGTGCTGACGTACCGCTACCCGTCGCAGGTCGTCGACCGGCCGCTGGCGGCCCTCGACACGGCGGTGGTGCTGCGGCTCGGCCCGCTCACCCACGCCGAACTCGCGCCCCTGGGCGACGAGCGGGTGGCCGAACGCAGCGGCGGGATCCCCGCTCTCGTGCCGGTCGCGACCCGGCCGCCGGAGATCGCCTGCGCGGTCGCGATGCAGATCGCCCGGCAGCGCACCCGGTGGATGCGCGAGCCCGCCTGGGACGTGCTGCGCCTGTGCGCCGTGCTCGGCCCGCTCAGCGCCGCCGACCTGGCCCCGCTGACCGGCCGGCCCGTGCCGGAGGTGCTGACCGCCATCGACGACCTGGTGCACGCGCACCTGCTCAGCGACGGCCCCGGCGGCACGGTGCAGCACCGCAGCTCGCTGGTCCGCGACGCCATCCGGGAACAGGTGTCGCAGGCCTCCAGCGCGCACCTGCGGGAAAAGCTGGCGGCGGCCTCCTGA
- a CDS encoding PKD domain-containing protein: MKKTLARLPVTLGVIAAVLAPLAGTAAAVVVTPSAPRSGKLTQVGPIADHGFPAWYRDSNNVRLELCTDPADLLCPGPADEMPDPDAPVSFPDNFPGESFYQLAGSEVTLTNGVRAVIGMNLEAAFAREEPIDGDQMVFGRVRIRFDATAGQRFRITHPYGIDDIVADDRGVNMTEDIGAAPLAFGSAFNSRIGPFLKWDPAVAPAAPAGYTGDPGVDHKVVGSPYNTNFVRIEQLDPSTGAVLGQVGFSDLFSVQGRYATNAGVDIDQATYTRAANGTGTVEVFASSEPGQVIEIQADPALGFHNTKLRGDNGRYYGRFPLTGTLPADPKVEVVNVSDRPTTHKTRALVDVVTATAAYDADTQQLTVVASSSDKQANPALSVAGFGPVTATPFSNVAAPPAAITVTSAAGGSTTVPLVSTGGEFLPTAPVAAATADTPALVNQTVRLDATGSAGEITKYTWTQTAGTAVTLTNAATSLATFAPTAPGRYEFKVVVEGPGGTGQATTSVDVTDVVAPKADAGVDQSILRGRAVTLDGSKSTAAETYSWTQVSGPAVTLAGATSAKPSFTYPVQALPAAPGPNATYVYNNAPVVLELTVRNAAGVSTDRVVVTPQPETFSGLAVRYRTGNNEWRISGSSSILAGQRVSVVLGSTLTGRVIGTANVDATGAFSLRVTGPNPGTVRTVSFVSTTGGRQLGFAVSVTN, from the coding sequence ATGAAGAAGACATTGGCCCGCCTGCCGGTCACGCTGGGCGTGATCGCGGCGGTGTTGGCGCCGCTGGCCGGTACCGCGGCCGCGGTGGTCGTCACCCCGAGCGCCCCCCGGTCCGGCAAGCTCACGCAGGTCGGCCCGATCGCCGACCACGGCTTCCCGGCCTGGTACCGCGACAGCAACAACGTCCGGCTGGAGCTGTGCACCGACCCGGCCGACCTGCTCTGCCCGGGCCCGGCCGACGAGATGCCGGACCCGGACGCACCGGTGTCCTTCCCGGACAACTTCCCCGGTGAGTCCTTCTACCAGCTCGCCGGCTCCGAGGTCACTCTGACCAACGGCGTGCGCGCGGTCATCGGCATGAACCTCGAAGCCGCGTTCGCCCGCGAGGAGCCGATCGACGGTGACCAGATGGTCTTCGGCCGGGTCCGGATCCGCTTCGACGCCACCGCGGGCCAGCGCTTCCGCATCACCCACCCGTACGGGATCGACGACATCGTCGCCGACGACCGCGGGGTGAACATGACCGAGGACATCGGTGCCGCCCCGCTCGCGTTCGGTTCGGCCTTCAACAGCCGGATCGGTCCGTTCCTGAAGTGGGACCCGGCCGTGGCCCCCGCCGCGCCCGCCGGGTACACCGGCGACCCGGGCGTCGACCACAAGGTCGTCGGTAGCCCGTACAACACCAACTTCGTGCGCATCGAGCAGCTGGACCCCAGCACGGGTGCGGTGCTCGGTCAGGTCGGCTTCTCGGACCTGTTCAGTGTCCAGGGCCGCTACGCGACCAACGCGGGCGTCGACATCGACCAGGCCACCTACACCCGGGCCGCGAACGGCACCGGCACGGTAGAGGTGTTCGCCAGCAGCGAGCCGGGCCAGGTCATCGAGATCCAGGCCGACCCGGCGCTGGGCTTCCACAACACCAAGCTGCGGGGCGACAACGGCCGCTACTACGGCCGGTTCCCGCTCACCGGGACGCTGCCGGCGGACCCGAAGGTCGAGGTGGTCAACGTCAGCGACCGTCCGACGACGCACAAGACGCGGGCCCTGGTCGACGTCGTGACGGCCACGGCCGCGTACGACGCGGACACGCAGCAGCTCACGGTGGTGGCCAGCTCCAGCGACAAGCAGGCCAACCCGGCCCTGTCGGTCGCCGGGTTCGGTCCGGTCACCGCGACGCCGTTCAGCAACGTCGCGGCCCCGCCGGCCGCGATCACGGTCACCTCCGCCGCGGGTGGTTCCACCACCGTTCCGCTGGTCAGCACCGGTGGGGAGTTCCTGCCGACCGCCCCGGTGGCCGCGGCGACCGCCGACACCCCGGCTCTGGTCAACCAGACCGTGCGCCTGGACGCCACCGGCTCGGCCGGTGAGATCACCAAGTACACCTGGACGCAGACCGCCGGTACGGCCGTCACGCTGACGAATGCGGCGACCTCGCTCGCGACGTTCGCGCCGACGGCACCGGGCCGGTACGAGTTCAAGGTCGTCGTCGAGGGGCCGGGCGGTACCGGCCAGGCGACCACATCGGTCGACGTGACCGATGTGGTCGCGCCGAAGGCCGACGCCGGTGTCGACCAGAGCATCCTGCGGGGCCGCGCGGTCACCCTCGACGGCTCGAAGTCGACCGCGGCCGAGACCTACTCGTGGACCCAGGTGTCCGGCCCGGCGGTGACGCTGGCCGGCGCGACGTCCGCGAAGCCGTCGTTCACCTACCCGGTGCAGGCGCTGCCCGCGGCTCCGGGCCCGAACGCGACGTACGTCTACAACAACGCCCCCGTGGTGCTGGAGCTGACGGTCCGCAACGCGGCCGGGGTGAGCACCGACCGGGTCGTGGTCACGCCGCAGCCGGAGACGTTCTCGGGGCTGGCGGTGCGCTACCGCACCGGCAACAACGAGTGGCGGATCTCGGGCAGCAGCAGCATCCTCGCGGGCCAGCGGGTCTCCGTGGTGCTGGGCAGCACGCTCACCGGCCGGGTCATCGGCACGGCGAACGTGGACGCGACCGGGGCGTTCAGCCTGCGGGTGACCGGCCCGAACCCGGGCACGGTGCGTACGGTCAGCTTCGTCTCGACGACCGGCGGCCGCCAGCTCGGCTTCGCGGTCAGCGTGACCAACTGA